The Paenibacillus mucilaginosus 3016 genome includes the window AATACGACGCTCATCACGATCAGGAACGGCAGGCTGGGCCAGAGTCCGAGCAGCCCGAGACCGATGCAGGCAATCAGAAGTCCGCACCACACCACGTTCTTGACCCCGATCTTCGCCACCAATCGGCCGTCGAAGAGGGAGACGAACATACCGATGATCCCGACCGCGCGCACCCACAAGATCTCCTGATGACCGAGCCCAAACAGCGGGCTGTTCAGATAGCTTCCCAGTGTCGCGAAGAATCCGACAAGGGAGATAAAGAGCGTGGCGGAGATGATATAGCACAGCGGCAGGCTTTTCTGTTGAAAGATCGCCGGAATGCGTCGAAAAGGCGAAAAAAAGCTGCCAACCGCTTTGGGGGCTCCGTCCACGGGGACCAAGCAGGCCACCAGCAGAAAGGAAATCAAGTACCCTGCCGACAGGAAGTGGAATACGTAAGGCCAGCTGAAATGCAGAACCACCGAGGAGCTGTAGAGCTGTCCCCCGATGCTGGCCATCAAGAATGCCGTGCTGATCACCCCGATGGCGCCGACTCTCTTCTCAGGCGGAAACATCTCCATGGCATACGCCAGGACCGAGGGGGGAAACATGGATGCCGCCAGCCCTTGGATGGCCCGCAGGAAGATCAGCCAGGAGAGGTCACCGGCCGTCCCGATCAGCGGAGTCACCACGGTGAGCAGAAGCAGACCGGACATCATCATTTTCTTCCGGCCGAACCGGTCGGAGAGGACCCCGAAGAAGAGACCGCCGCCGGCAAAAGCAAAGGAGAAGGCGCTTCCCGCCCAGGCAGCTTCCGAAGGGGAGACGCGGAATTCTTCGGCGAACAGCTCCACCAAGGGAATCGTCAAATAGACGGAGGATACGACCAGCAGGGAGCACCAAAATAATATGCCCGTCAGGATAGGGAACTGCGGCGGTCTGGACAAGGATTCGTTAGCCAAAATGAGCCTCCTGTTCATCCGGATATGGATTATTCCGATATAAGTACATTTATCTTAGGGGGCGGGATGACCGGGTATCAATATCCGCCTTTCTATACTTCATATAGGGATTTCCTATAGTGAATTCACCTTTATATACAAGCATAGAACCCTATGCTATTCTATGTTTTGCCAAATGACCGAAGGGAGATTTTGTATATGTACAAACCGCTGTTAGAAGTTCTGAATACCCAGATCGCCAACTGGACGCTCTTGTTCACCAAGCTTCACAATTATCATTGGTATGTGAAGGGGCCTCAATTTTTCACGCTTCACCTGAAGTTCGAGGAGCTGTATACGGAAGCGGCCCTGCACGTGGATAATCTGGCGGAGCGCCTGCTTGCGCTCGGCGGCAGCCCGGTGGCCACACTGCACGAAGTCATTCAGCTCTCTACGGTGAAAGATGCGCGTGGACAGGAGAAAGCCGAAGAAATGGTGCGTTCCGTCGTCGAGGACTTCGGCATCGTGATCGGCGAGCTGAAGGAAGGCATGAGCCTGGCTTCAGCCGAGGGAGATGAAACTACGGGGGATATGCTGCTTGCCATCCACAGCTCCCTCGAGAAGCACGTATGGATGCTGCGGTCGTTCCTCGGATAATCGGGGCGGAGCAGGGAAGATACGCCGATATGGCCAAACGGAAGCCCGGGGAAGTGGTCCCCGGGCTTCTTTGGCTGTGCGGGAGATATAGGATATTCTTATTCCTCCTATAGAGAGAAGGGGATGGTTCGCCGTTCCCTATTTGAATTAAGATGAGAGCAGTGTATCCAAACCATTCGAAACCAAAGGAGAAGGTACCTATGGCAGAACAAGTGAAGACCAAGAAGCCCGTGCTGGAAGCGGCGGCTCTGAAATTTGCACAGGATACGGCCCATCCCCCGTACCTGTATGATCTGGGGCCTGTGAAAGGGCGCGAAGTCGTAGACGAAGTTCAATCCGGGAACGTCGCGAAGCTGCCGGTCGATATCCGGGACCTCACCATTGACGGCGGTCCGACGGGACAGGTTTCGGTCAGGATTCTGCGGCCCCAGGGGGTGACGAAGAAGCTGCCGGTGATTCTGTACATCCACGGTGCGGGATGGGTCTTCGGCAATGCCCATACGCATGACCGCCTGATCCGTGAGCTTGCCGTCGGTGCCGAAGCCTGCGTCGTCTTCCCGAACTACAGCCTGTCTCCGGAGGCGAAGTACCCTACCGCGATCGAGGAGATTTATACCGTTCTGCAGTGGGCGGCGGAGAATGGAGAAGCGTACGGCCTGGATACGGAACGGCTCACGGTGGCCGGGGACAGCGTCGGAGGCAATATGACCGCGGCCATTACCCTGCTCTCCAAAGAACGCAAGGGCCCGGCCATCCGTAAGCAGCTGCTGTTCTATCCGGTGACCGATGCCGGTATCGATACCGCGTCGTATCATGAATTCGCCACCGGCTACTTCCTGCGCAGAGAGGCCATGGCGTGGTTCTGGGAGCAGTATACGACCACTCCGGCTGAAAAAGAGGAGATCTATGCATCGCCGCTTCGTGCCGGTCTGGAACAGCTGCAGGGCTTGCCGGAAGCGCTGATCATTACGGCTGAGGCGGATGTGCTTCGCGACGAGGGTGAAGCCTATGCGAACAAACTGCGTGAGGCCGGCGTACGAGTAACAGCCGCCCGGTTCCAGGGGACGATCCATGACTTTGTCATGCTCAATGCGCTCGCGGATACGGCTGCAGCCCGGGGCGCCATCGCACTGGCCAACGCTTGGCTGAAGGATTAGGGACACGAGTATACACAGGGGAGAGGTTGTCATGTCATTGCAAACGGCAGGAATACATCACATTACGGCATTTGCCAGAAACCCGCAGGAGAACGTTGATTTTTATGCGGGCGTCCTTGGGCTGCGCCTTGTGAAGAAAACGATCAACTTCGATGCGCCGGAAGTGTACCATCTGTACTTCGGCGATCAAGGGGGGAACCCCGGCACGATTATCACGTTCTTCCCTTGGCCGAATTCCCGCAGGGGCCGGATCGGGGGAGGGCAGGTCGGCATCACGACGTACGTCGTTCCCGTCGGGGCTCTTCCGTTCTGGGAGGCGCGTCTGGCCAGCTTCGGCGTTTCGGTGATGCAGGCCGAGCGATTCGAGGAGAAGTATCTCCAGTTCTATGATAATGAAGGCCTGCGGATCGAGCTGGTGGAACGCGAGGGCGGGGCGAACAACGGGTGGAGCTTCGGCGGAATCACGCCTGAGCATGCCATTAAGGGCTTCGGCGGCGCGGTGCTGTACAGTACCGAGGCGGAGCAAACCGCGTCGGTCCTTCAGGATGTGCTCGGGCTGACGAAGGTCAGCGAGGATGTCGGTTACTGGCGTTTCCAGGCCCCGGGTGAGATCGGCAATCTGATCGATCTTTCCTCCACCAATGTGGCCCGCGGGGTTGAGGGGGCGGGCACCGTTCATCATATCGCCTGGAGAGCCAAGGACTTCGAAGAACATGCGCAGTGGCAGCAGGAGGTGCTGCAGGCCGGCTATATTCCAACGGACTTGATCGACCGCCAGTACTTCCATGCCCTGTACTTCCGGGAGAGAGGAGGCATTCTCTTCGAGATTGCTACAGACCCTCCGGGATTCGCCAATGACGAGGAGGCCGATGCCCTCGGACAGAAGCTCATGCTGCCTTCCTGGTTCGAAGGGAAGCGGGAGGAGATCGAGAAGAACCTGCTGCCTGTGGAGGTCCGGGAGCTCGAGGCGTACTCCAAATGATCCATTACTTCGAGAGAGGCCGCAGCCACGAAGCTCCGGTTCTGGTGCTGTTCCATGGCACCGGCGGGACGGAACGTGATCTGATTCCTCTCGCCAGGCTGATCTCGCCGGAATCGGCCATCCTGAGCCTCCGGGGGAATGTGCTGGAGAACGGCATGCCCCGCTTCTTCAGGAGACTGGCGGAGGGCGTATTCGATGAAGCGGATCTCGTCTTTCGCACGAAGGAGGTCCAGGACTTTCTGGACCATGCGGCAGAAGAATACGCGCTCCCCAGAACCCGTTTCGTGGCGGTCGGTTATTCGAACGGCGCCAATCTGATCGGCAGCCTGCTCTTCCACGGCCGGGAGTCGTTCAGCGGCGCCATCCTGCACCACCCGATGGTTCCCCTGCGCGGCATCACGCTGCCGGATCTCTCCGGAATCCCGGTGTTCATCGGCGCGGGAAGAAACGATCCCATCAGCCCCGCCCACGAGACGGAGGAGCTGCAGTCGCTGCTGGCGGGTGCCGGGGCTGACGTATCGGTACACTGGACCTATTACGGACATGGGTTGTCCGATGGGGAGGCGTCTGCGGCGAAAGACTGGTTTGAACAGCATTTCACATCAAAGGATGGCAAGGAAAGGAGTGGCAGCATATGAGCTCGATCGCGATTTTCGGCTTCGGACGCATCGGAAGACAGTTATTGCGGGTAGCCTTACAGAACCGGCTGTTCGTCCCGTTCTCCGTCTCGGATCTCAAAGATGAAGCAACTCTCGCCGCATTGTTCGAGGTGGATACGAACTATAA containing:
- a CDS encoding alpha/beta hydrolase, producing MIHYFERGRSHEAPVLVLFHGTGGTERDLIPLARLISPESAILSLRGNVLENGMPRFFRRLAEGVFDEADLVFRTKEVQDFLDHAAEEYALPRTRFVAVGYSNGANLIGSLLFHGRESFSGAILHHPMVPLRGITLPDLSGIPVFIGAGRNDPISPAHETEELQSLLAGAGADVSVHWTYYGHGLSDGEASAAKDWFEQHFTSKDGKERSGSI
- a CDS encoding ring-cleaving dioxygenase: MSLQTAGIHHITAFARNPQENVDFYAGVLGLRLVKKTINFDAPEVYHLYFGDQGGNPGTIITFFPWPNSRRGRIGGGQVGITTYVVPVGALPFWEARLASFGVSVMQAERFEEKYLQFYDNEGLRIELVEREGGANNGWSFGGITPEHAIKGFGGAVLYSTEAEQTASVLQDVLGLTKVSEDVGYWRFQAPGEIGNLIDLSSTNVARGVEGAGTVHHIAWRAKDFEEHAQWQQEVLQAGYIPTDLIDRQYFHALYFRERGGILFEIATDPPGFANDEEADALGQKLMLPSWFEGKREEIEKNLLPVEVRELEAYSK
- a CDS encoding Dps family protein, with the translated sequence MYKPLLEVLNTQIANWTLLFTKLHNYHWYVKGPQFFTLHLKFEELYTEAALHVDNLAERLLALGGSPVATLHEVIQLSTVKDARGQEKAEEMVRSVVEDFGIVIGELKEGMSLASAEGDETTGDMLLAIHSSLEKHVWMLRSFLG
- a CDS encoding MFS transporter, which codes for MANESLSRPPQFPILTGILFWCSLLVVSSVYLTIPLVELFAEEFRVSPSEAAWAGSAFSFAFAGGGLFFGVLSDRFGRKKMMMSGLLLLTVVTPLIGTAGDLSWLIFLRAIQGLAASMFPPSVLAYAMEMFPPEKRVGAIGVISTAFLMASIGGQLYSSSVVLHFSWPYVFHFLSAGYLISFLLVACLVPVDGAPKAVGSFFSPFRRIPAIFQQKSLPLCYIISATLFISLVGFFATLGSYLNSPLFGLGHQEILWVRAVGIIGMFVSLFDGRLVAKIGVKNVVWCGLLIACIGLGLLGLWPSLPFLIVMSVVFITGIAVTLPALISLIGQLAGDLRAIAVSFHMFMLFIGASLGPILSIALVDAAGHLPAFLVLTALLGLSMLVPVFIRLDGKGQASSANRSSAHLPHV
- a CDS encoding alpha/beta hydrolase; the protein is MAEQVKTKKPVLEAAALKFAQDTAHPPYLYDLGPVKGREVVDEVQSGNVAKLPVDIRDLTIDGGPTGQVSVRILRPQGVTKKLPVILYIHGAGWVFGNAHTHDRLIRELAVGAEACVVFPNYSLSPEAKYPTAIEEIYTVLQWAAENGEAYGLDTERLTVAGDSVGGNMTAAITLLSKERKGPAIRKQLLFYPVTDAGIDTASYHEFATGYFLRREAMAWFWEQYTTTPAEKEEIYASPLRAGLEQLQGLPEALIITAEADVLRDEGEAYANKLREAGVRVTAARFQGTIHDFVMLNALADTAAARGAIALANAWLKD